The following are from one region of the Silene latifolia isolate original U9 population chromosome 9, ASM4854445v1, whole genome shotgun sequence genome:
- the LOC141600027 gene encoding F-box protein CPR1-like: protein MHLKHNYGCRNNCLLAQYSVTPAGEIEPELLWFGESDESNIIQDCWTLETTLPSDNYICGPSYGIYYSWNSDYRFDDCESSSWYYPPRCLWNPALNEIKKLPPMIKKPNLSSNLTYHKEFCGFGFDPVTVDFKVVAIMGYKKLINDKYGETYLDYPLSIMIYSLKSDSWRYSGDLSKSYYLRPNSCYAFVNRSFYWLGSDKEFTSKSDVIIAIDLATEECQEIGLPEARIKGSITYNTYSECLMVCDDSIGLVTLYDNYKFEIWTLNGRIWSDEYSVVLDCWVWKPIGHYCVTNNLVSFDSPKGLILCDPDTDETWKIKVITFTDYGVCETLSAYMESLVPLNDRDFWEKGTSIKEIKL from the coding sequence ATGCATCTTAAGCACAATTATGGTTGTCGTAACAATTGTTTACTTGCTCAATATAGCGTAACGCCAGCCGGGGAAATTGAACCCGAGTTATTATGGTTCGGTGAATCCGATGAAAGTAATATAATCCAGGATTGTTGGACATTAGAAACTACACTACCGTCTGATAATTATATCTGTGGTCCTTCTTATGGGATATATTATTCATGGAATAGTGATTACCGGTTCGACGATTGTGAAAGTAGTTCGTGGTATTATCCTCCGCGTTGTTTGTGGAATCCGGCACTCAATGAGATTAAAAAGTTACCACCGATGATTAAAAAACCTAATTTGTCATCCAATCTAACTTATCATAAAGAATTTTGTGGTTTCGGGTTTGATCCCGTGACTGTGGATTTCAAGGTGGTTGCTATTATGGGTTATAAGAAATTGATTAATGATAAATATGGGGAAACTTATTTGGATTATCCTCTTTCTATCATGATCTACTCGCTAAAATCGGACTCTTGGAGATATTCAGGAGATTTATCGAAAAGTTATTATTTGCGTCCCAATTCGTGTTATGCTTTTGTGAATAGAAGTTTTTATTGGCTAGGGTCGGACAAAGAATTCACTTCTAAATCGGACGTGATCATTGCTATCGACTTGGCTACAGAGGAGTGCCAAGAAATTGGACTACCCGAGGCACGTATCAAAGGTTCAATTACCTATAACACGTATTCCGAGTGTCTTATGGTATGTGATGATTCAATTGGCTTGGTTACGCTTTACGATAATTACAAGTTTGAAATATGGACGTTAAATGGGAGGATTTGGAGTGACGAGTACAGTGTAGTACTTGATTGTTGGGTTTGGAAACCAATAGGTCATTACTGTGTGACTAATAATTTGGTGTCGTTTGATAGTCCAAAAGGTTTAATCTTATGTGATCCGGATACGGATGAAACGTGGAAGATTAAAGTGATTACGTTTACTGACTATGGTGTTTGCGAAACCTTGTCCGCATACATGGAGAGTCTTGTGCCGCTTAATGATCGAGACTTTTGGGAGAAAGGGACAAGCATCAAGGAAATTAAATTATAA
- the LOC141602347 gene encoding bet1-like protein At1g29060 isoform X2, with the protein MAPPDVTTSYRSSDRLTTRQMGLRLRNRPMHDDLDVPFNEIARIVRQLEDLAQEIQAEARDENPFAYDVQMMKIKVEASLKNNLRRLNRSTVLFSLFCCFLLYLWPNLS; encoded by the exons ATGGCTCCCCCAGATGTTACTACCTCCTACAGATCTAG TGATAGGTTGACTACAAGGCAGATGGGTTTGCGGTTAAGGAATCGTCCGATGCATGACGATTTAGATGTTCCGTTTAACGAAATTGCTCGAATAGTTCGTCAGCTCGAAGAT tTGGCGCAAGAGATACAAGCGGAAGCGAGAGATGAGAATCCTTTCGCGTATGACGTG CAAATGATGAAGATCAAAGTTGAAGCTAGTTTGAAAAACAACTTAAGGAGATTGAACCGAAGCACGGTCCTTTTCTCGCTATTTTGTTGCTTCCTGCTTTACCTTTGGCCCAATTTGTCGTAA
- the LOC141602347 gene encoding bet1-like protein At1g29060 isoform X1, translating to MAPPDVTTSYRSRFAYSDRLTTRQMGLRLRNRPMHDDLDVPFNEIARIVRQLEDLAQEIQAEARDENPFAYDVQMMKIKVEASLKNNLRRLNRSTVLFSLFCCFLLYLWPNLS from the exons ATGGCTCCCCCAGATGTTACTACCTCCTACAGATCTAG ATTTGCATACAGTGATAGGTTGACTACAAGGCAGATGGGTTTGCGGTTAAGGAATCGTCCGATGCATGACGATTTAGATGTTCCGTTTAACGAAATTGCTCGAATAGTTCGTCAGCTCGAAGAT tTGGCGCAAGAGATACAAGCGGAAGCGAGAGATGAGAATCCTTTCGCGTATGACGTG CAAATGATGAAGATCAAAGTTGAAGCTAGTTTGAAAAACAACTTAAGGAGATTGAACCGAAGCACGGTCCTTTTCTCGCTATTTTGTTGCTTCCTGCTTTACCTTTGGCCCAATTTGTCGTAA